Below is a genomic region from Rosa chinensis cultivar Old Blush chromosome 5, RchiOBHm-V2, whole genome shotgun sequence.
TACAAAGTgggacattaagcctaaacccctaattacaataagcatctagagcacgtcccgaaataatatcaagagtctctacaaagtacatgtattctaacaagcactaattagcaaagagtgtttTACTAGTTACTCCATTTTCTTTGACATAACgatgacataccggaaagataacttgatAACAACAAAGCATAATTACCAAACTcatagctttcctactatgttgccgtcAGAAAACAAATTcgacgacacttagtttcatcctgccactaggaggttgcaacTATTTAACCAtagatcgttgcctcactaggCCAGACAAAGCACTTTGAGTGCATACACAGGCATTTACCCCAACTAGCCCTACAAGAAACATGCATGTTCTTATTACGCGCCAATGACGCAACAAAACTAACAAacttagataaataaaactaaaaacagaaaaataaaaaaggcaaCCCAGGCAGCACCTAAGAAAAGGGCCTAAGCCCAAGCCGCATCACAGGTCACAGGAAGAACACGAGCCGCCAGGCTTGGCTGGCCCAAACCCACTACAGCCTCCGCTGTCGAACCAGCAGCTGTGCTGCCTTGCCAGAGTCGCTGGACATCTGCCATCAACACGCCATTCCCGACGCAGCGTGGGTGAGCACCGCCTCTGCCAATCATATTCTCCCCTAGATTGGATCCAAAGGACCCAACCCAGATCGGGTCAGCCCGATCAGAACCTCGTTGCTCCGCCACGACCACATCACCACCACGCTGAATCCATGACACCAACCCACTCTGCTGACCATGGCAGCGAGAAACCAACCAAAGCCCGACCCCCGCAACCTTCCCCTTCCTCACCTCACAAATTGCCACGATCTCCCCGATCTGAACAAGGATGTCGAATGAGGAAACCCGCCTCACCAAACCCACAAGGGACCGACAAAGGCCCGTCTGACGATGGCGAAAGGGCTCACCACCGGACAGGGAAGACAACCTCAACTTTTCTCTCAGACCTCTCTAGGGTTTTCCCCACGCAAAGAGTTCTTAAACAttcattcttcttaatgtgaagaagttttttttttttttttgagattctgtgttgaaattggctaaaatctagTCCTATATCACAACCAGCCTCATTGCCATCTCTAATTAAGATCCTAATGAAGAGAAGAGAATGAGTTTCAATTCACAATGTTCTGTTTTAACCACCCTATTGCCATCCCTAATCAAaatgaggagaagaaagtgAATTTCAACTCACGATGTTCTGTTTTACCCGCTTCATTGTCATCCCTAATCAAGATCAGAATCTGTTTTACAAAGAGAATTAAACATAAGATTCCAAGAAAAACACATTCAAACTGTGAATTATATTGCTGTATTTTAGACATTTCGTTTCTTGTGAATTGTGATCATTGTGCAGCAATTGTGTTGTGCTTCCATCTCAATAGTCTCTTATTCATTTGGTCAAATTTCCCAATACCCAAAACAGAACCTATTTTAGTAACATTTAAACCCTCATAAGAAGTTCTCTTTCTATTTGGCAAAATTTTTGAATTGAACGTCAATAATTTTCTTGTTTCTCAAGAAAAATCTTCAATATTCCACACGTTATTATGACCCTGTACCACATTGATGGGTTATaaagatagaagaagaaaaaagagcacTATTATGGCAATATCCcttcaataaaaaaatttattcacaAAAATCCCCAGGGTAATGAGAATCCGGTTTCCTTGCTGAAATTAATTCCTCCCAGAGCTTCaccaaaaatgaaaacttttgCACTAAGCAAAAATTCTTGATTACAAACTGGGTAGAGAAAAAGAACTAATAATTTAGAATTGATATAACCCTTGTGGATTCATGGATCAAAGAAAGGGGGAGGGGGGATGAAATTTACTATATTACTCTAATAATCTAAAATCTAACAGTATTAGGACCCCAGCAGTTCAATTCCATGACTTTTCTGAGCTTCTCCTCTTTTGACCTCTTGATCTGATTAGAAATGGCTGCAGAAGAAGTGGCAGAGAGTTTCATGGCCTGGGAATATGATCTGATGTTGGTCTTGGCATGTTGATGCAGTGACCTCAGAACACCATTCCATCTGCAAACTCCTTGGTCTTTCAGAGCCTCAACTGCTCCAATACTTGTTGCCACAATCCAAGCCCTGCAAGCTGCTCCAGCACTCatctttttttatcttttttttcctaTGATTTTTCTATgaatgaaaaagagaaagagaaagagaaagagaaagccCTAGTGGGTGAAAAATAAGGGTctggtttttcttttgggttttaTTGATTGGGAAATGGACAGAGCGGTCTATATATACTGGAGGAAGTGAGGAAACCAGGGCAGTAGCACCAGCTGttttgtaaccttgtttgaaAAAAGTCGGTGCAGTCCAATCCAGGTGTTTCGTTTGCCTGTTTTGGTGAGAATCTGTGGTAATTGCTAACCAAAACCATGTGCCAACTCCTCGGTTATTTCTCACGCGCCCTTTTCTTTCTTATTCAATTCAATCACCCAAAAAAGAGgagatttttttccctcaaCCCTTTCTTCTATGCATCTTCGGCCTAACATGTAACAACAAATGTGGTCCTAATTACTTGGCGTATGTGGTAATCCCCCTTCCCTAGCCTCTTGACTTGGAGGTTTCCTTATTGAAGAAAGGATTTAGATAGGGGGAAAACCTTCAAGTACTCCAGTCTCGCTTTGTTAACGAAATTAGAGTCTTCGgaaagaaaattattttttatatttggaatgcaaaatgaaataaaacaaatcacgaaggaaaagaaaatatgaggaaatgTGGTTCTTTTCATTTCgtactctcaagtctcaactctcaagagattcattttttcttcttctctccttgCATCTATCACtcaattttcattattttattgtattaattacaaacttatTTTAACCATTtttttagcaattttccttatgttaccaaacatcagaaatgaaaattcatgaaaaattcaATTTCTCATCCTATAGAAAAGACAACGAAATTACTTTACTTTCCGCTAACCAATGAGACCTCATGGTGGAGGGAAACTCCAAGTAAATCAATATTCATGGAGGTAAAAATCAGGGTGGTACAACTCTATGGAGAGTTAAGAATAGGTGATCTGGCTAATAAGGATGTGCAGGGATACATATAAAAGGAGGAAAACTCGAGGGGGCGCCGTAGAATTCAATCACGCCGGTGGTGGTACTACCAGTAAGAAGAGTACAGGTGCTGTGAGTGATCTTTGTCATAGCGACGATGACCATCAATGCTGTCGGCTTTGTGGTCCGATGGTTAATCACACCAAAGAAAGCTGCCCGTACACAAAGTATGTTCCACACAATGTGTCTCTTCCTGAAGGCCTTGTAAGACTTTCCAAGTGAAGGATGGCCACCCTCGCAGGAAGTGGAAAGCCTATGCTGCTATTCAGAACCTCCTTTCTCAATATTGCCTGCTTTCTAGGCATTCTCTTTTCCTTCTAGTGTTTCCACCATAACATTTTGCTATTACATCCTTTGTTATCGAATTTTGAATCTCTTTATCTGATAATGGAGATTAAGCCATCTTTGTGAGGACACAATGTAATGCATGCATAACTCCTGACCTCAGTGATGCAGTTATAGACTAATACATGCCCCCATTATCTGGCTGAGCTTAGTAGGAAGTAAGAACTAAAAAGATGAAGCTATTAATCCCAAACTGAGCAATACAGCTCTCTTTCTATTGCTGATAACTACCAGAGAGTTTTGCTGAACAGGCAAGGAGAGAATATCTACAttgcagaaaacaaaagaatcgATTAAGGCCAACATAGATTTTGTGCATCTGCAATCACAAAATAAGAAATCTTTCTACTCAATGACAAGAAAATCTACTTTGTACAGACTGTCCGGACGGTGATATATCAAACTGAGGCCTATTCACAGAGAGCATGTGATTAGTTAGAGGCTCAACTGAAATGAGCAATGTCAATCCCGTCCGGGATTTTAAATGTGTCAGATGCACCAAACTTCCTTCTCTCTCCACTATCTTCTGGATATTCTTCCTCATTACTACTATCATCATCGTCATCATGGGAGCTAGCTGGTGACGCAGGGTCAGATATACTTTTGGATCGCTTCGATGGCGTGGCAAGCATGCTTAATTGGCCAAAGTGAGAAATTTCGACAACGACCGTGTCATCGTCAACTGGAAGAGGTTGTTTCCATGGTTCCCCATCAATTCTCATGAATGTATGGTCGACTGCGCCCTTGCAAAACTCAAAACGTATTCTGTGTGCCTGCAATGAATTGTGATATGTTTCGTCAGAGAGACAGCCCAACAACAGAGGGAATTAAAACTTCTTAGAGAGAGATGAATGGGGTCAGCCAACTACCATGAAActgatatatttatatatactcTCATATTGGAAGCTAGTATGTGTTCATATTCGTATGACAGAAATAGATGAGCAAAAGTTTTTAATTTATCATACTTGTGCAAGACGAGTCCCATGTCCCTTAGGAGCAAGTAACGCAAGCCCATGCCAGGCATCTCTAAAGCCAACAATCTCAAGAAGGCCATCATCCACATATGGAGGAGTTAAATCCCGCTGTAAAGCACATATCATTTGGAAAAGACATTAAATTTTGTTGGTAAGACACACTGATACTTTTAAATTGAAACTTAATAAAGAGCTGATATATCTGAAACAGATGGGAGAACAATCAAAACTCACATATCGCAGTTTCTTTCTATTTGGCTTCCCCCATGGATCAAGACCACCAGAAAAACTCGGTAAATTGAGGCAAACAATAGACCTAATGCTGTAAATCAAAGATAAAAACGTGACTCATGGAAATgctgcttatatatatatatatatttttttttatgtgcttGAAAATGGAGTGCAAGTGTGAAGTACGTTAAAATTGGAGAGTAAAAGTCCTTCCCAATACAAAATCCTATAATAAGGCGACAAATGATATAAGGCACAAATGAATGGAAACATGAGGATGAAAACAATGTAAGCTTCTAATTAGTTAATTCAACTGCTAAATAATGAATAATATTATCATATCCATGTCAACCTCATGAAAACATGTTCCAGGGACACTGTACAACTTCTTTAGTTTAAGAATGCAAAATGCAATGCTGCAATTTGTTTTCTGgaagtaccaaaaaaaaaaaaaaactttgtagGAATAGTGGGTTCGGAGATTAGAGAAGCATAACAGTAGAAGGATAGTTAAAAGATATATTGTCTCACCTGGGAGATATGTGAAGCTCCTCCCAATGACCTTGTCTTTTCATGATCTTAATCTTTGTCAGATGTGCTATATTCCTGCGAAGAAGTTAAGGCATCTCAGTTCTCAGTAAAGACAACAAAGTCTAACTAAGTTCTACCAATCTAACCAAAAAGAAGAACTGTTGACAGCATAGGTCCAGAACTGTATAATGCACTCATCCATGTCCCAATTTAAGAGTATTGCAGAAACAAAGTGAACAAGAAAGTGACCGTGTTATAGCTTATAATGCTGCaatatatcttcctttttttttttttttttgatcatcTCTTTGCAAAAGTCTATTTTTCAAAAGTCGCCCAAAAGTTTAGGTCCTGTGTGGTAGCTGTGGTCAGTGGTATCAATGAAAAGCCGAGGAGTGCATAGTCAGTCCAGTGGGACCAAAGAAGTTTTAAATGTTGAGGGGAGAAGTGGTAATGCCATGAAGACAGTCAATACATTGAGAATTTAAGATTCTTATTTTTGTCTATTTCTTTCTCAGAAGACATTATACAGTTtcaccaaaactaaaaaaataaaaaataaaaaaatcgtACAGCTGAGCCAAAGAAAAATATGCAAAAGGAAAAACTAACCTTGAAGAAGGATGCATTAGAGAAGCAAAGAACCATCCTTGAGTACATCCAAGCTTGAAGTAGGTACTCtgatccaattaaaaaaaaaaattaaacaatgaTAAGAAGCAAGTTCAAAAAGGACGTAACAGGAAAATGATAACGGATTGATGGCAGCTTCAAAACTCTGTTGTATAATATGTATACGTAATAATTACATATACATATTACATAGTTTATAGACACGTGTTGTAATACTAATTTTGACCCATGATGTTAAAGATGCAGAAAATAGTTTAGTACTTGATTAATTAACTGGTTGTTAAACTTTTCAGCGTGCAACTTTCTCTGAGCATGAAAATCATATGATATTTGAGCATCCATTCCTGTATAAAACAAAATACATTTGTCAGGAAACTTCACAACGGCATTCTAGCCTACTAGTTACTGGACCAGACAAGTATCTACATCCAAACAGTTAACACTATGCAGTTCTTTTCTGATACAAAATTAGAAAATCGACACAACAACTCCATTGAGTGATTAATATCTTTCATCTTTAAATAATTAGCACGACTATCATCACTCTCCCCCCATATCATGTCATAACACACTTGGCTGCTTGATTTTAACGTAGCTTGCAGGAAGGCATTTCTCTCAATATACACCAAAGGGCGAGATTTATATATAGGAGGCATGCATATTACAGTGGAATAACTGTACAAAATATATGAGCTTCTAAAGATGATATAGGATACTTTGCTCAAATACAGACATTATGAGGTTCTACTCCACTTTATAGGAGAAACATTTATATTACAGAGTGATGCAATAATGTACATAAGATATGAGCTTCTATAGATGATATAGGAAATTTTCCTATCACACATATTGACATTCAATGCAGAAATCTCTTGTAAGATACGAGATGCTTGCAATGAGTACAATACCGTGCTTAAATTTCGAGTTTTCCTTGGTAGGATCTTTGTTTATAAAACTTGGAAAGTAGATTAAATTTTATGCTCATTTCCATTCCTCACAACTGCAAATCGAAAACTGCAACCCTCAAGATAATATCCAAAATTCATAGGCACACACAAACATAATAGTGGAACTCTTGATTTAAAAGACATTTTATTATTCTTGAATTCTTACCCATGCTAAAGTAGTTCCAAAATCCCCCACGAAATGTCTGGAAGCCCTCCTGAGAACAGCCAACAGTTACTGTATATTAATACCAAGTATGCTAAACCAATCCATACTGCGATGAAACCAAAACCAAGATAACCAAGAGACACAAAACAAACCAGATTGAGTGTATCAGTTTTGGAGACCTGATGAAATGCATGCAAAGAATGCGGTAGGTCCAGAGGTGCAATAGGATCACATGAACCTTCCTTTGGAGTCCTCATTCTCATAATGATGTGCCAGCTGAGATATACAGAAAAGGTGAAAGAAAAGACTATGTTCAACTCTTCATTGATGAGTGATTCACTGAGCAGGAATTTAGCTGTAAAGGCCTATTACATAGGTATTGATGTGTGAACAAAGCACGAAAAAGTCAATTTGTGAAAAATAATGGTTTTTACCTgtcaattttcatttcctttgctGTCTTCACTTGGTTCAAGAAATACTGCACAGATTGTCGGTCTGTCCCAGGATTTTTCTTTCCCTATAAAGTTAAGAACAGATTATTTCCCAAGTCTACTACTGAACTGAGTCAATGCACCAACAGTTACTATGAAGATATAGATTTCATGATCTAGTCCACATAGAGACACCCAAACATGTAGAAATGTTCTTTTAAATATACTAAATGTAAATGTAACTAACTGACATTACTGGTAAACAAATGAAACTATAAATGCAGTTGTAACTTATTAGCTATTACAAAACAATAGCAAATAGCAGATAGATTACAGAATACAGACACGAGACTATACACTTGATAGTTCACACTTATTAGATGCAGAGACATATTTTCCTATACTGCCGAAACTACAATAGGAAATATGCAGGAAATGGCCCCATTTCCACATTAATACTTGACGACTTCAGAGTGCTCTGACTAGATGATCAAGGCAAGTGAGATTAACAAAACCAGAggcaaaagaaatgaaaaaccaAAGTGGCAATGACCATCAAGTAATTAACATATGTTAAAGTACACAAGGTTAGCAAACAACATATTACCCATCCAAACGCGAAATGGACATTATTTCCAGTTCCCAATGGCATCGTGGCGATTGGAGGTGGGTTAGGCAGTTTAAGATCAGAAACTACACTGAGGAGCCAGCCAGCTGTACCATCTCCACCTGCAGCCTATCAATGCAACTGCCTATCAATTCGAAGATAACAGAACAAATTCATATGCTACTTAGGACACGCGCACACCTCTCGACATACACAAGCTTACACAAACAACGGAAACTCACAATTATTCTTAACCTCTTCTGGATATCAGCAGCCAAAACATCTCCTCTGCCCTTGAGTGTTTCCAAAGCAACATAGAGCTTGTGAAGCACCTTGTCAGGAGCCGTTTGTCCCAAGTCAAATACCTGAAAAAGATCACTTAAAACCAATCTTCACGCACACAATTCCATGAAGTAAAAATGACAAGTGTCCGCGGCCGAAAACCAAACCTGGTGCTCATTGAGAAGGGCTCTATATGTAAGAACAAGTTCACCTCCAAGCTGACCACCACTTCTAGTATTAACAAACACTATCACCGGACACGCAGGTGCAAATTTGATCTTCGGCACCGCCCCGCCCACAAGTATGTAATTCGGAATGTAAAAATCCTTCAACTTGCCTCTATTTCCCACCATTGCCTCCCAACtacaaaagttttcaatcaattcaCATAATTCCATTTCATCACCTAATAAATTTCCAATCACAAACAAAGCACCAATTCTCCTATCAATAACAAACATTTTGCATCGAATTTCACATTCCAACCTCCTCGAAACGAGACCGTGTATAGAGTCTCGCAAGCGGCAACCGGAAATGCGATTCGGGAACTCCATTACCGTTATGTGCGTTAACTTTTCCGGTAGCACAGGGCAGTAGAGTAGTTATATATAAACCAAGCGATCATGAGGTTTGTGCTTTACCTGGAACAAGAAGCTTCGTTGAAATTTCGAAGCAATCAGATTGAGATTCAGAATCGGAACAAAAGCCACTGTTCTATCCAAAATTAAAGCAAGGCTGCGATTCGATTCGGACAAGGACGAATCAGAGAGGAAAGGAATTAGAATCTTCGCCGGTTTtggtttttccttttgattttgatttggatttggatttcggAATTTCTAGGGGTTTGGTTAGTTGAACACGAAAGAGGATGCTTTTTATAGGCGGACAAAAAAGAGGCAAAAAAGATTTGAACTCGTCACCAAAGGTGCTTTGTTTTGGGCTTTTCGGGGAGGTGGTTATCGTCTGCGGAGAGGTCTATGGGGCCTTGTGATTACGCGGCGAGTTGGAATTTGTCACGTGTGTACGTGTCTGCGTTGGTTTTGGTGTAAAAATAGGAGATGGGTACGAAGTGCCGAAGGGGAAAGGGTTCAACGCGGTGTCACCTTTTCTGGCAATTGCACAGAAGTTCAGGCCAGCAATACAGGCTGGCCTCTGCGGTGGGCTGGATCGGCATGATATGGGCCTAAAGGTTTTTTCTTAACCCTAACCCGACTGCTTGACTCGCTCATCATATCGGATCACTCAACAATTAACATTGATCTGGCATAACTTCCAATATTATaaaagtcatgggttcgattctcattGACATATGTAACGATGGGTTGGGCTAAgggtttttttattaatatatatatatatatatatatatatcaaattagTCCGATCGAACTAATGTCCAACAtaaaccgttcatgttcataatgataaatcacgattatgaacgCCTTAATGACaatcaatttgattgaaaatttgcaaaactGATATGCTCATGAAGACCTAAAAATTAAGCGGTCAAGATGCCGATATATAATCGAAATTTAGGTCCCACAAGAGATTTCTTaaattggcaaaaaaaaaaggatctttTAGTGGAATGACCCTGTGTAGTTCTCAATATAAAAAAAGGATTGGTCCGTACACTACCTGAACTATTGCTcattataaatttaaaatttcaatACCTCACGTTTTGAAAATATCATAATATCCTTACccccgaccgaagattggtaccTAGAGCCATTAGCCGTTATAGAGATTGCTAGCCGTCAATTTTTGAATGGTATTTTCGTCCCTTCCGTTACAAAGGCTTATTTTCTATatttaatcatcgatgtaaataatcaatctcatgagaatattccggattatggttatgtccaagagacatcattgggggacgctccaatgtcaaaaccaattccagataatagagagatctctatgaattacactagtgtacatgagatgatggatagaaattctatggctattgatgatgcatttgcatatcatattgcaaaatgaattatagaatatgatgatatcgaacctcgctctgtcgaagaatgtcaacaaagagcggattggcctaaatggaaagatgcgatccaggctgaattagattcactagcaaagagacaagtatttgggcctataacgcagacaccctcagatgtaaaacctgttagcgataaatgggtctttgttagaaagcgtaatgagaaaaatgaggtggttagatataaagcccttCTTGTgacgcaaggtttctcacaacgccctggaatcgactacgatgagacatactctccggtaatggacgttataacgtttcgctaccttgtcagtttggtagtttccgaaaaacttaacatgcagcttatggatgtggttacaacatatctctatggagatctagatgcagagatatatatgaaggttccagatggacttcaattacccaaatcaagtggctctaaaccacggagagggttttcaataagattaaaacgctcactatatggattaaaacaatccggatggatgtggtataaccgtccaagtgactacttgattaggaagggatatattaataatgaaatatgcccatgcatgttcattaaaagaacaagttccggattggcaatcgtagcagtttatgtcgatgacatgaacctaattggaactctagatgagttgaatgaaactgctaaatacttgaaatccgaatttgagatgaaagatcttgggaaaaaacggttttgtctcggtttagaactcgagcaccgtagtgatgggattttgatccatcagtcttcatatactcagaaaattctaaggcgctttaatgaagataaagcaaagcatgTGAGTACTctcatgatcggtcgtagtcttgagcccagaaaagatccgtttcgcccaaaggatgaggacgaagaactattagaggccgaagtgccctatttaagtgcaacaggcgcattattgtacttagttcaatgcacaataccggatatctcatttacagtgaacttgttagctcgacatagctctgcgacAACACGCCGCCAACTATACGATATTCGTAAAGATGAATTTAGCCCATCTTGTACCCAAAAAAAGCTGAAGTCAGCTTATCCTAATGCTTTAATTTATTAATGCAGTTCTATTATACATTCACATATATCTAAAGTCTTGAGTATGAGTTTTCTACTTCGACAAAGCTTTCATTTGTTTCAATTTTCTGCGGAAAGAGTCACCTTCAACTCACGGTATGCCACGATGCTAGTGCTCCTTTGATGTCATCAATTAATTGAAAATTTAAGCACCTATTGActtctcatcttcttctagAGTGCTCCCATTATTGAAACTTGGGTTAGTCTCCCAAAAATTCTAGAGCCACTAAATGTACATGATTGCTATAAATTACATAGTTTATATCTAAATCATCAAAACATACATCCAACTCAGGGTCCAGACCTCAATCATCGAGCTTCCATCGTGGTAATGGTAATCATGTTTCCTGTTTTGCTTCTTCCTTCACTAATGAAGGTATCACCATCCATGGAACTTCGTTCTGTGAAGAAACCAGGCTCCTTCGGTTCAGGCAACATTGCTCCCTCGTTGCTTAACATGAACACCACTGATGACATTACTGGTCTGTCGATGGGCCGCTTTTGCACGCATAATAGACCAACTTGTATACATCTTAGTACCTCAAGCTCAACATATGAGTCCTCCAAGCATGGATCTAATAGTTCCAAAACCTTTTCTTTGTTCCATAGTAGCCAGGCCTGGGACAATTGCAAATCACATTCCTTTagtcacacacatatatatatggaaaaacTAAGGTTCAAAATAAAGACACATAATCATCTAATGCCTTACATGTCCCAGAAGACTGTGATGGTGATCTGGATGATGAAACCCTCTGTTCTTTCTGCCACTTACCATCTCTAGCAAAAGCACTCCAAAACTAAAGACATCGGATTTCACTGAAAAGTGCCCATCAATTGCGTACTCGGGAGACATATACCCACTGCATGTAAACAATACAATTTAAGTAACTGATCATATTTGGAAATCATGAAtttgttttggttgttgaaGGCATTGATGATCTATGTTACTATAACTCACTATGTGCCAATCACTCGTTTTGTCTTTGCTTCAGTCTGATCAAGTCCAAAAATTCTTGCTATGCCGAAGTCAGATATTTTGGGGTTCAGCTCATTGTCGAGTAAAATGTTGCTACTCTTGAGGTCCCTATGAATGATTCTCAATCTGGAGTCTTGGTGGAGGTAGAGAAGTCCACGTGCAGTTCCAATTATAATGTTGACTCGTTTTTGCCAATCAAGCgatttctttctattttcatcTGCACAAGTCATCAATCATGTCAAATTTGGTTAAATTTTCTTTTGCTGAGACATAAAAAGAGCCTAATCATACCACTGTTCTATTGAGTAAACTACAATGAAAAGTAGTAAAAGAAACGAGGTTCCAGACCGAAAATAAAGCAGTTCAAGCTTTTATTAGGCATATACTCATAGATTAGCATCCTCTCTTGTCCTTCAATGCAGCAGCCCAAAAGTTTAACAAGATTCCTGTGTTGAAGGTTGGCTATCATCGTAACTTCATTCTTAAACTCATCAATACCTTGCCCGGAATCTTTTGAGAGTCTTTTTACTGCTACTAGTTGTTCTTGTGCTAGGTTGGCCTGAAAATTACTGTAAGTTTTAAGATTACATTGATAGACAATGAGATCAACTGTCGATTTCTTACCTTGTAAACTGGACCAAAACCTCCCTCCCCAAGTATGTTTGTCCCTGAGAAGTTATTGGTGCCTGCTGCAATTGTATGAAAATCAAACAGTGGCAACTCCATGTCTTCCTTATTCGATCTTGAACCTATATAAGAggtaaaaaaggaaaagagatgtATCAAATTAATTTGCAAAGTGCATATGAATAATCAAAGGGAACTGTCCTTTTTATTGCTTGGTAAGATTTGCAGAAGCAAATACAAGATATTCATAAAGGCCACCGGACAGGACATGAACATGAAAGGACTGTGTAAACAGTTTCACCAATTATATTTTGTTTCCACAAAACATTAGGCAAGGTCACTATGCTTACCCctcttctttcctttcttcttccaaattatAAGCCAACATGACACTCCCAGCAAAATTAGAACACAAGCTGCTGAGATGACCGCTATGAGCACtattcttttctccttctgacCGGCATGACCTAAAGATCATATGATGTTTAACACTCAGATATTAGTCAAACGTCTTAACTGTCTCACATAATTACTTACTAAAAGTGTAGTGTAATTGCAGTCATCTTCTTTGACCTGTTTCAGCAGTTTTTCGTGCATTAGCATGTCTAAATGGAAGC
It encodes:
- the LOC112165473 gene encoding diacylglycerol kinase 5 isoform X2, with translation MEFPNRISGCRLRDSIHGLVSRSWEAMVGNRGKLKDFYIPNYILVGGAVPKIKFAPACPVIVFVNTRSGGQLGGELVLTYRALLNEHQVFDLGQTAPDKVLHKLYVALETLKGRGDVLAADIQKRLRIIAAGGDGTAGWLLSVVSDLKLPNPPPIATMPLGTGNNVHFAFGWGKKNPGTDRQSVQYFLNQVKTAKEMKIDSWHIIMRMRTPKEGSCDPIAPLDLPHSLHAFHQEGFQTFRGGFWNYFSMGMDAQISYDFHAQRKLHAEKFNNQLINQSTYFKLGCTQGWFFASLMHPSSRNIAHLTKIKIMKRQGHWEELHISPSIRSIVCLNLPSFSGGLDPWGKPNRKKLRYRDLTPPYVDDGLLEIVGFRDAWHGLALLAPKGHGTRLAQAHRIRFEFCKGAVDHTFMRIDGEPWKQPLPVDDDTVVVEISHFGQLSMLATPSKRSKSISDPASPASSHDDDDDSSNEEEYPEDSGERRKFGASDTFKIPDGIDIAHFNILSLPVQQNSLVVISNRKRAVLLSLGLIASSF
- the LOC112165473 gene encoding diacylglycerol kinase 5 isoform X1; this translates as MEFPNRISGCRLRDSIHGLVSRSWEAMVGNRGKLKDFYIPNYILVGGAVPKIKFAPACPVIVFVNTRSGGQLGGELVLTYRALLNEHQVFDLGQTAPDKVLHKLYVALETLKGRGDVLAADIQKRLRIIAAGGDGTAGWLLSVVSDLKLPNPPPIATMPLGTGNNVHFAFGWGKKNPGTDRQSVQYFLNQVKTAKEMKIDSWHIIMRMRTPKEGSCDPIAPLDLPHSLHAFHQVSKTDTLNLEGFQTFRGGFWNYFSMGMDAQISYDFHAQRKLHAEKFNNQLINQSTYFKLGCTQGWFFASLMHPSSRNIAHLTKIKIMKRQGHWEELHISPSIRSIVCLNLPSFSGGLDPWGKPNRKKLRYRDLTPPYVDDGLLEIVGFRDAWHGLALLAPKGHGTRLAQAHRIRFEFCKGAVDHTFMRIDGEPWKQPLPVDDDTVVVEISHFGQLSMLATPSKRSKSISDPASPASSHDDDDDSSNEEEYPEDSGERRKFGASDTFKIPDGIDIAHFNILSLPVQQNSLVVISNRKRAVLLSLGLIASSF
- the LOC112165473 gene encoding diacylglycerol kinase 5 isoform X3 yields the protein MVGNRGKLKDFYIPNYILVGGAVPKIKFAPACPVIVFVNTRSGGQLGGELVLTYRALLNEHQVFDLGQTAPDKVLHKLYVALETLKGRGDVLAADIQKRLRIIAAGGDGTAGWLLSVVSDLKLPNPPPIATMPLGTGNNVHFAFGWGKKNPGTDRQSVQYFLNQVKTAKEMKIDSWHIIMRMRTPKEGSCDPIAPLDLPHSLHAFHQVSKTDTLNLEGFQTFRGGFWNYFSMGMDAQISYDFHAQRKLHAEKFNNQLINQSTYFKLGCTQGWFFASLMHPSSRNIAHLTKIKIMKRQGHWEELHISPSIRSIVCLNLPSFSGGLDPWGKPNRKKLRYRDLTPPYVDDGLLEIVGFRDAWHGLALLAPKGHGTRLAQAHRIRFEFCKGAVDHTFMRIDGEPWKQPLPVDDDTVVVEISHFGQLSMLATPSKRSKSISDPASPASSHDDDDDSSNEEEYPEDSGERRKFGASDTFKIPDGIDIAHFNILSLPVQQNSLVVISNRKRAVLLSLGLIASSF